The sequence below is a genomic window from Pectinophora gossypiella chromosome 13, ilPecGoss1.1, whole genome shotgun sequence.
gaacagaacgtctaatgacgtttcgattccacggtgtcatactatctattatgaaccatcaatgacccatggtctctgtccgtgaaagggttaaataatattgtaatggAACCTGTTAGTACCATAGGGTTTCAATGCCGAGTATGACAGTAAGTATGTAAAGATCGGCTCTGCCAAGCCCCTATACAAATTACGAATCTGTCTCTCTCTGGTTTTGTTCTCTATACTTACAAGATTGTGTATTTGACTggattaaagataaattataaaaaaaataactagaaatagaagccagtcttagatgaccaaaaatcaatctcattttactcttctacttattttcgaattttatttatgaattaagtaacaatgagtacgatgtttgaccgcttttattgatgacgtcacaggacagtatttccatacaaactccgtagaaaactatttttttgacgtttcgtaaaaagtatctcatttgactaggttctgAAGTAGCCTATTGAATTGGCAGTTACCATGAATGAAAGCTAGTCGTCGGCGGGCGGGCCGTGCTAATTTCGTTCGCGCATCGTCTCTGACGTCACAGCGCCGTGAGCCCGTGACATTGTCCATCCTCCTAATACAACgctgtgtacagtcataagcaatataatgtacccactttaggactctgtcgcactaacatatttgacatttagtgagacttacagttcaatttgtcaataaagttaatgtgacatggtaccaaagtgtatacgtattaatgctcgtgaccgtactttctGTACATAACTTCTGTACATAACTTCTTCTTTCTGTAATAATAACGTTCTTATTCGTCAGTCAAGGGCATTTCATGCGTAAATATGAAGCTTAATACAAATGCGGTTCTAGGAATGATCCGTGCGGGCCGGGAAGGGTGTTTGTAAGAGATGGAGCAAAAAATCCTAGTCCAAGTACGCTCATGTTTCTGAATGCCAATGCCATTTTTTtagtagatacagcgcttgacacaaaaatgcggcgaaaatttggcgcttgtttagctatacattcgtacacagcggtatatacattcaataaaatcgtgtcaaattataaaaatacgcTATATTAACactaactttgcgtcccactttttgagcgttgatgttcaatctacggtagtagaaAATCTacggaaatcagaaatcagaatcatttattcaacgtaattatcatggataaacttgttgaaggtcaatgtaacatttttgaataatatagAAATTTAATATAGAAACACTAAATATAGTTGGGGAAACCCAGCCAGCTAAGCCCTGTGCTTGGGTTGTTATGTatgaaaatatttcataaaattggGACGTAGGTACTGTATGTCAGGAATCATTAGCTGGGTGTTGATTTTGGTTTGACGTTATTTGCTTTTCTCATAAAAGATAACtaattatattgattttgatCATGTTATTGTTatcaacattataattatattgattttgatCATGATATTGTTATGAACTTCAAATATTCGATTAACGTCCTTAATGAGACTAAGATAATAAGATAGTATATAAGTCACCCTCCTCCCCTATTAAATCAGTTCCTTTTGTAATCTTCGCCGGTTCGTTCgcttttaataaattctttGTCGTGTCAATACTGTTTATACTTTCCACCAAGCCCCTCTGACCACCCGTACATTACAAATTggtgtcagaagtgggatacTTTATCCTGACGGCGGGATAGAGTGTGTGTTATCTTTAAGAGTTGGTGCGGTTATTCACTTCAACTGAGAAGTACCGTGCTAGCTACCTTCTGAAGAGAGACATCTACGCTCTACGGTACAAGGCGGCTTAAGGGAAGAAACAGTAAAAACTTGAGATAGCGATCAAGATCTTCGATACCCAGGCATTAAGCGGCTGTCAACGCAGCGGTTCTTCGGTAACTTCGAGTTACTACCACTGCACAGACGAGGCGAACATCAGTAGCTTTGTTACGACTACGAAGACGAGGCGAACATCAGCGTAAATGGTTCTTCAGTAGCTTCGGGTTACTACCACTACGCAAGTGAAAGTACAAACGGACTCCGCAATTAACTCAGGTCATCAAGTAAGTTATTATTGTGTAGTTGttgtaagaaaaaataatgtaataattgttttaaaagttatagtaattgtttttttgagggacaagaaataataattgttttaagaTGCCTAACACAGAGGAAGTTAAAATATGTGGTGGTTATATCAACATAGGGCTGGCAGAACGTATGATGAACAAGTACGATGGCAATAAGGCAAATTTGCACGCGTTTATTGATAATTGTAATAATGCATATTCTCTTTTAAATCCGATATACAAAattgcattcttcttcttctatcgtgtgggttttgaggcgaattactaacctcatcaaccctggtgtcagggttactattgagccgccaaaggcccctgacaaaaaaaaaaaaaaaaaaaaaaattgaaaattgaaaaaaaaaaaattgaaaaaattgaaaattgCATTTGTATCTGTTGTGTTATCCAAAATTGAAGGGAATATTAGGTCAACATTATTAAATCGCTCGTTTACTTCATGGGAAGGTCTTAGAGACCATTTATTGGAAAACTACTCTGAAAAACGAACATTCGCTCAATGGCAGCTAGAATTAAATTCTTGTAAACAAGGTCATAACGAACCAGTACTTAAATATTCCAGCAGAGTCGAGAATTGTTTCATTAAATTGATTAAATCCTTAGATCCGAAATTAACTAAAGAAGCTCGTGAGGCTAATGTCGAACTTTTAAAAAGTCAAGCACTCAACATCTTTATTAGCGGTCTTATACCACAACTACATATCTTATTAAAATCTCAAAAACCCTCAACTTTCGAGGAAGCTGTATCAATAGCAATTTCAGAAGAACAAGAAATCAAATCTAGGCAAGAGATGAATTTTGGTCCAAGTTCTAGCTTAGGTATAAAACAttgtaataattgtaataaaaccgGTCATTTAAGTCATCAATGTCGGCAACAACCAATAATACGGCAAATGCAAGCTAACAGAGATATGATACCTACTTGCTTTAATTGTCAGAAAAAGGGCCATTTAGCTAAAGAATGTTGGAACAGAAACCCAAGTAATAATCAACGCAGTTTTCAGAATAATCATAGGtttcctcaaaataaattccATACTGGTAATCGATTTTCTAGCAACAATAATCACGGATTTAATGATAATAGGCCAACGAATAACACATTTGCACGACCGAATTTAAACTCCAATGGTCCAAGGACAGCGGCCAACCCAAGGACAGCCAATTTAATTCGGGCCGAGTAATGTTTGTAGACACTGGAATTTCATTATATGTACAGTTAGACAGTTCgagtattttaaataatcaaaataagtTTCTTATAGACACAGGGGCAGAAGTTACGTTGATAAAGTTAGGCTCATTAGAAGGAGAAACTTTAGTTTACGAAGATAAGAAGCTAAAATTACGAGGAATAGATAAAGATGCCAAACCAACGAACACGATTGGTTACATCCATTTGTCATTTGATATAGGAGACAAAAGAGTTAATCATACACTTCACGTGGTTCCTGATAACTTTCCTATACAGTGCAATGGAGTGATAGGCAGTGATTTTTTGGTAAAAACAGATGCAATTATAAACTATCAAGATGATGTGATTGAAATTTGTGGAAATCAGTTGAAAATTGAGTACAATGGAAAAAGGGTTAAAGAAGATGATTTAGAAAGTTTAAGCGTTAATAGTGAATGCGAAGTTATTCCCCACGTTTtaaatgaagaagaagattgttatGAAGACCTTCATTTTGTGGTCGAACCAAGATGTGAAAAGATAGTGTCAATTTGCGTAGAGAATCCTGAAATTAAAGAAGGAGTTATCTcagaaaaaatatgtttatcagAAGGAGTGTTTATTTGTCCAAGTATAGTCAAAGtgcaaaacaacaaaacattaACGGTGTGTCTAAATACGACGGATAAGGAAGTGGAGATAAATAAAGTGAAGATAAAATTGGAACCATTAGTCGACGAAGAGCAGCAAACAGAAGAGATAATGAAAATCAATACATGTGTTAACACAAAATTATTTGAAGCGGATCGATTGAAGAAGTTAGAAGAAGTGTTGAAGACAAAGCATCTAAACGAAGAAGAAAAGGAATCATTAATCGAATTGTGTAAGGAATATAATCACATATTTCATTTAGAAGGAGACAATTTAACGTCAACAAGTACAGTGATGCACAAAATTCCAACAAATTGTGATGTACCGATCAACGCTAAAACATATAGGTATCCAGAAGCCCTAAAAGATGAAGTAAATCAACAAATCGGAAAACTACTTAAGGACAAGATTATTAAACCCTCGAGTAGTCCATGGAATTCACCAGTTTGGATCGTACCCAAGAAGATGGATGCAtctggaaaaaaaaaatggagatTGGTCGTCGACTACAGAAAACTAAATGAAAATAGTATTGGAGATGTGTACCCCTTACCACAGATAAACGACATTTTAGATCAATTAGGAcatagtaaatattttactacgtTAGATTTAGCATCGGGTTTCCATCAAATTAAAGTCGATCCTGAGGATCAACCGAAGACAGCCTTTAGCGTACCACTAGGTCATTATGAATTTACGCGCATGCCTTTTGGTTTGAAAAACGCACCAGCAACATTCCAAAGATTAATGAACAACGTTCTAACTGGACTTCAAGGAATTAAATGCTTTGTGTATTTAGATGATTATAGTTGTTTATGGAAATTCACTACAGGATCATAACTCCAAATTGAaagaagtttttgataaattatcaCAACATAATTTAAAACTACAGCCAGACAAGTGTGAATTTCTGAAAACAGAGGTCATGTATTTGGGACATTTAATAACGCAAAACGGAGTACGACCAGATCCAAAGAAAATAGACGCAGTCAAGAATTATCCTGTCCAAAGGATATCAAAGGATTCCTAAGATTAGCCGGATATTACAGGAGATTCATAGAAAATTTCAGCAGTCTTAGTCAACCCTTAACAAAACTTTTAAAGAAAAACGAACCTTTTCTTTGGACAAGTCTACAACAAAATTCTTTCCAAACTTTAAAATCGAAATTATGTGAAGAACCAATACTGCAATATCCTGATTTTTCTCAACCTTTTAATTTAACTACAGACGCAAGCAATTACGCTGTAGGCAGTGTACTATCACAGGGGCAGCCATCAAACGATCTCCCGATAGCCTACGCAAGTAGGATCTTGAACAAAAGCGAAGTTAATTATTCCACAACTGAAAAGGAGTTATTAGCGATCATATGGTCAGTAAAACATTTCAGACCATATCTTTACGGACGCAGATTTCGGATCATTACAGAACGTCAAAGACCCAGGATCTAGATTGGTTAGATGGAGGTTGCTTTTGGAAGAATATGACTACGAAATTGTTTACAAAC
It includes:
- the LOC126372202 gene encoding uncharacterized protein LOC126372202, encoding MPNTEEVKICGGYINIGLAERMMNKYDGNKANLHAFIDNCNNAYSLLNPIYKIAFLSVVLSKIEGNIRSTLLNRSFTSWEGLRDHLLENYSEKRTFAQWQLELNSCKQGHNEPVLKYSSRVENCFIKLIKSLDPKLTKEAREANVELLKSQALNIFISGLIPQLHILLKSQKPSTFEEAVSIAISEEQEIKSRQEMNFGPSSSLGIKHCNNCNKTGHLSHQCRQQPIIRQMQANRDMIPTCFNCQKKGHLAKECWNRNPSNNQRSFQNNHRFPQNKFHTGNRFSSNNNHGFNDNRPTNNTFARPNLNSNGPRTAANPRTANLIRAE